A genome region from Brassica oleracea var. oleracea cultivar TO1000 chromosome C2, BOL, whole genome shotgun sequence includes the following:
- the LOC106326771 gene encoding UPF0725 protein At1g23960-like, protein MSLSEQDRSIMSSPILRIEDGFILTQMNYWEQVRESGGFDIEHISVPQNTRGLVPYDCENKRMRYPKRVLVNLYARLGLHRYNLSKGTNLEFHHLKKFNMIMNCISSYRITLVAYDPATSSLITFLVGVSEEVYASLNLMVFIARPQADKPPFPEPIRPIGSTIYPLRPDEDACDDKGLPFWPTDFEDTTRFYC, encoded by the exons ATGTCTCTGT CGGAGCAGGATCGATCAATCATGTCTTCTCCTATTCTTCGTATTGAGGATGGCTTCATCCTTACCCAGATGAATTACTGGGAGCAAGTGAGGGAATCAGGG GGTTTTGATATCGAACATATCTCAGTACCTCAAAATACACGCGGACTCGTGCCTTACGATTGTGAAAACAAGAGGATGAGGTATCCTAAACGTGTGTTGGTCAATCTTTACGCTAGACTCGGTCTCCATCGTTACAACCTCTCTAAG GGAACAAATTTAGAGTTCCACCACCTGAAGAAGTTCAACATGATTATGAATTGTATCTCCTCGTACCGCATCACTTTGGTCGCTTATGATCCAGCGACCAGTTCGCTGATAACCTTTTTGGTTGGAGTCTCTGAGGAAGTATATGCTAGTCTGAATTTGATGGTCTTCATTGCTAGACCTCAAGCTGATAAGCCTCCCTTCCCAGAACCAATTAGGCCAATTG GTTCCACCATTTATCCCTTGAGACCGGATGAGGATGCATGTG ATGACAAGGGATTACCTTTCTGGCCAACCGATTTTGAGGATACAACACGTTTCTACTG CTGA